A portion of the Salminus brasiliensis chromosome 11, fSalBra1.hap2, whole genome shotgun sequence genome contains these proteins:
- the mtus2b gene encoding microtubule-associated tumor suppressor candidate 2 homolog isoform X3 — MTGWSALKAARKEFQRDGEVPHPVSSPKRFAVVSPKPQFPVRQKSCVGRLGGRVDGADAERERLLVQSLRERCEEQARQITSLQDKLRKTSLCMDILSITTQHFCRKSENAEVKERELSLELARIRDEVVVSVGRWERLQGEKAELERSFEQELRELKEKQQKEQQALQERLREEQQKEKELLQKQQSSQLQQLRSQHHQQVEEMSESHERAMLEMEVAHNATLATLQEEHARTIKNLRMAHEQQKKSLEEEFEKLRLSLQDQVDTLTFQNRSLRDRAKRFEEALRRSTDEQIVDALAPYQHIEEDLKSLKQVLEMKNQQIHQQELKISELEKLAQKNVLLEERVQVLQQQNEDLKARIDLNLAASRQLSEENANLQEYVEKESNEKKRLSRTNEELLWRLQTGELSPRMSPNQSPLHRPSSGPASPSHPPFPR; from the exons CTGCTAGAAAGGAGTttcagagagatggagaagtcCCTCATCCTGTATCCTCCCCAAAAAGGTTTGCAGTGGTCTCTCCCAAACCTCAGTTCCCTG tgcgTCAGAAGTCATGTGTGGGGCGTCTGGGTGGTCGGGTGGACGGAGCGGATGCGGAGCGGGAGCGGCTACTGGTGCAGAGTTTGAGAGAACGCTGTGAGGAACAGGCCCGTCAAATCACGTCTCTGCAGGACAAACTCAGAAAAACCTCTCTCTGCATGGATATCCTCTCCATCACTACACAGCACTTCTGCCGCAAG AGTGAGAATGCTGAGGTAAAGGAGAGGGAGCTGTCCCTGGAGCTTGCTCGGATCAGGGATGAAGTGG TGGTCAGTGTGGGCCGGTGGGAGCGCTTGCAGGGGGAGAAGGCTGAGCTGGAGCGCAGTTTTGAGCAGGAGCTGAGAGAGCTGAAGGAAAAGCAGCAGAAGGAGCAGCAGGCTCTCCAGGAGAGGCTTAGAGAAGAGcagcagaaagaaaaggagCTTCTGCAGAAACAGCAGAGCAGCCAGCTACAGCAGCTCCGCTCCCAACACCATCAACAG GTGGAGGAGATGAGTGAGAGCCATGAGAGGGCTATGCTGGAGATGGAGGTGGCCCACAACGCCACTCTGGCCACCTTACAGGAAGAACATGCCAGGACAATCAAGA ATCTAAGGATGGCACATGAACAGCAGAAGAAGTCCCTGGAGGAAGAGTTTGAGAAACTCAGACTGTCGCTGCAG GATCAGGTGGACACACTGACGTTTCAGAACCGCAGTCTGAGAGACCGAGCAAAACGCTTCGAGGAAGCACTGCGCAGAAGCACTGATGAACAGATTGTG GATGCTTTGGCACCGTACCAGCACATAGAGGAGGATCTGAAGAGTCTAAAGCAGGTTCTGGAGATGAAGAACCAGCAGATTCACCAACAGGAACTTAAAATATCTGAGCTGGAGAAACTG GCCCAGAAGAATGTGCTTTTGGAGGAGCGTGTTCAGGTTCTACAGCAGCAGAATGAGGACCTTAAGGCAAGGATAGACCTCAACCTCGCTGCGTCCAG ACAACTCTCCGAGGAGAACGCTAACCTGCAGGAGTACGTGGAGAAGGAGAGCAATGAGAAGAAGCGACTGAGTCGAACCAATGAGGAGTTGCTGTGGCGTCTGCAAACGGGCGAGTTGAGCCCACGAATGTCCCCTAACCAGTCACCCCTCCACCGGCCCTCTTCAGGCCCGGCCTCACCCTCACACCCTCCCTTTCCCAGATAa